The genomic DNA AATTTAATCATCTATTATTTTGTTATAAGTAAATAAGGAAAAGGATAAATACTCCATCATTCCTTACAAAATAAAAAGTGGAAAGTTTTCCATGTTAGTTTTTGAATCCGTTCTTTCAAGTAAACGGACCATAAAAGaagattaattaataatacaacagaaatcttttttttcttttcccttttatagTGTCCTATTTAGCTTGTGAATTGCCAAGGCTGTGCTTAGTTCACTAGAACTTTCATCTTTTTCAGAATCTATTCTTAGTTTCTAGAAAATAGTGTTGAGACAAATATAAAATCTGATCTGATGAAACTGActactaaaaatttaaattgtgaATTTATATCGAATTGAAAGGGAGTCTTGACACAATGGTAaagttgtaggatcgaaaagcgctagagggggtggggggggtgtggggtgaatagcgttcgtggctaattcgttcgttttgAGTAAATACGCAGTGGAAAACAAAGATAGACAACGCAAAtaacaagaatttacttggttcggagcctgtcgcgactcctactttaaggcctgcatgtgagagtgctttcgatggacaatcactaatcaatcggaaagattacaaataGAGTTTTATAAGTAATTAGAAATTTAAAGAATACTGACAACTCTGTATAAGAAAATCTTCAGTAGAACCGTCGTCGGAGCTTTCGGGCGTTGTAGAAGCGTTTTCTGAGCCGCTCGAAGAAGCGGAAGTCGTTCGTTGTGTTGTTCTCAAGCTCTTGGTTGAATCTGCTTTTATAGGCCGTTCAGGGCTCGGCCACTCTGCGAGCTCCACATCAGCTTGGCAATAATTTTTGAGTTCCGGGTGCCCGAATCGACTCCTGGTGCCTGGACCagctccgggtgcccagaccccttccaggcgctcggaccaactTTTTCAGCcccttattttctgcaaaataaagttagttcagGCAAAAATAATATATCTAAACTGaaatttgacagcctctgactgCCCGGTTCTGATTTTGAGTTTCGTTGAAGCTCTAGGTCGAGCCgatgcctactgtttcctcttcggagaacgtgtcctcacctactcatctcaggagaagttacctgttgccagaccgatcctccagaccgactggacttttgcttagcgctcGAGGCTTCCGGTCTTCATATTGGACGCCCGCTCCACGATCCGTCCAGATTTCCACCCGGtctgcgaccaccaggatttcaacctaaaatccccgactctaggattttgtccGAAgcgctcgacctgccaagactttccacctagggttaccaccccctaggacctagggttaccgcctcctagggttaccacctcctagggttttccacctgcctagaatctactaggacttttgcctaagaacacttaggacttttcctacaagctcaatcaaccttgttaactcacaagacaacttaactttggaccctttgacataatcaaaacacaagttcgatcgtctggtgctttccgcaccaacaaaagTTGTTGCCGTGTGACCTAAAAATCATGGGTTTGAGCCTCAGAAATAGCCTCTTACAAAGCAGGATAAGATtgcgtacaatagacccttccTCAGGATCCCGtattggcgggagcttcgtgtattggattgtttttttttttgtgaatttgTATCGAATTATCCCTATTTGTTTCTATTGGATACTTAAATTTCACATTTGATGTCTGCCCGGTTCATGCAAAAATAAAAGGAGGAATTGGATGCAAACATATTCTCTATTTTTTCCTTCATTCAAATAAGAGATTGATTCTTTCAgtttgtttcctttttctttttttgtttctgTTTCAAGTAAACACAACATTAGGTTTGTGCCTAATCTCTTGGTTAATACAGGATCTTGGCACATTAGTCCACATTGTTCATCTTACTACTATGCaaattattcctatttttggaaagtttgagattttttttcttttttatgtacCTTAACAATGTATGCTTAATCTCCCGTTTTTGAATTATTTGTATTTAGGTATATTGTTCATGTTGCAAAAGATTCTGGTGTGTACTGAAGTATTGTTGATATTGAACTATTCATCCAGGAAAGGATTGGCTCCACATTTGAAATCTTTGATGGGTCCTTGGTGGTTTTCTCAATTTGATCCAGTTCCAGAAGTTTCTCTGGCTGCTAGGCTGTCTTTAGAGGTTTGAAATTCATGCCTCATACCCATCATTCTTTTTAATTAGAGAAGAACCTTGAAAAGGGTCACTAACGCTTAGAAACATCCACACGAACTCCTTTTCTTCAAATTTCTTATTGGGACTCCATACAAAAGGTAATTCCAATCTTACCCTCAGAACAAGTCATGTATACAAATGTTTTTGTGAAAACATTGTTCATGCATTGATCTGAACAATTTTGGACCGAAATATGGTTTCGAGAGTAATTCAAAATTATCTTTTCATGGGGCTTTAATTGGGAGTTTTTACTAAACAGAGTGTTATGTGGGTATTTTAGGTTGTTCGGATTTTTTTGGGGCTTTTGCTTTATAATTCTATGCTGACATGCATATAATCATTACATATGCTATGGGAAAGAATGTTCTGCATGTGCCACCATTGACTGCGGACATGGGACGAGGTTGCTGGCGAAGCCACTAATGGTGTACATGTAAGGAGACGTTTTTGTGGGGTTGAAGTGGTTGTTGGGATGTGACAAAGATGACTATTGTGCATTAACTCttgcaagagaagagagagataCAAATTGTCACCTTGGAGTGGGGAAGGAATTATGAGATCGTGCTACATGACAACCGGTGAGCTGTTGGATCAGTGACCGCCAATCGCCTGGCCTAGGCGATTGAATTttgttttactattttttatatataatattataaatagtctttattctatatttacttttaataatatatattaatttaaaaaatcaaaacaagtaatatatatatatatatataatgagataattttattaggttttaattaagtctatttaaattaaCTCAATCATAGCAGGAGTTGATTAGAATTATTAacctaaaatttaattaaaccgtGTACCCTATTTTTATCAGGCGATGAGTCTGATGCGTTGCCAGGACCTCACAACGCACTCGGACACATCACCGGGCTCGGGCGACGGGTCCAGGCCTATTGCCAGGCTCAGACGACGCATCCGGGCTTGCGCAACGCATCCGGACTTGTCGTCGGCCCAAGTGACGCGTCCGGACCCATCGCGGTGGTGAAACGCTGACAGCGGCAGTTCGAGGTGTGGCAATGGTAGGAGGAGGTGAGTTATAGCCTAAAGCACTGCCTTTGCTTGAGGTAGTGCGGTTGATGCCCACCTCCCGCCTAGGCGGTGCCTAGGCGGCCACCTCGGTCGCCATTTAGAACATTGCTGGTGAGCAAGAGGAGGAACCTGTGTTGCATTTAGCTGTGTTTGTGGGGTTGTTTGTGGTGCTGTTGCTGGCCGTGGGAACAAAGGAAAGGAGAAATTATAATGCTCAGGCAAGGGATAGAGAGCTATGTGCTGTGAGGCTTGCAAGCAATTAAAGTGGGAATTGCTGAGTATACTTAGAGGAGTTGCTTTGTTAGTGGGGTTGGATGAGCATTATTGGTGATTTTGAAGGAGGGAGGCATTAGGCTATGTTATTTGGGAtgacaaaaataatatctatgaAAAGGAACAGCTTCTGAGACACAATCCTGTATCTTCCTTTTGATTGCTTTGGAGGAACTTGTCAGAATGTCAGGGAGGGGTGGCTTGTAGTGTCCTTAAAAGAACTTTTTCCCTGAaatgtttttgcccaaaactggGCAGAAGTGAAGGGAGCAATAAAAAAAAAGGGTAAAAGAAGACAGCAGGAATATAGATGCTGCACAACTGACTCCCCACACGTTGATGGCAATGTTGTCTATCTCACAACCGCATACCATTGAGCCTTAACTGCTGACACCTCTGATTCCTAGAACCGCTTCACAAACCCTCTTCTTCCAATCTCAACTGCCATGGGTCATCGATCCCAATATGCCCTTCAAGCGTACCACCGCTTCCCATCCGACTTCATCACCCAAGTTGTTGAACATCTGAATGGCAATGATTGCAGAAAGATAGTGTGGGGTACGGTTGAACAATTCGGTGGGAGCAAGAAGGAGACAAGGATAACTTCATCATTTTATATTCTCCCtccccttctttcttctagagTAAAAAGAGCCTTAAGATTTGGGAGTGTGGATGAACTTTCCCTATCCAATTAACATTTTGTCTTTGACTCATTGATTGATGTAGGTTTGATTTGAGTTGGTTCAGTTCTGGTTCATCCTTTAAACGTCCATACTGGTTTCTGTTTAACTTGAGCTCAACATGAATCCTAGGCAAACTAAACCTAATCCACTCTCTAAAAATACAGCAAGCCACCAGTTAAACTGAAACTAAGTCCAATTAATTGCAAATATGCCCCAACTAAACCTCAATCAAGCAAGTTACCTTATACTGATTGCTCTAAACATGTCTAACAATGATAAAAGAAAAATCAGGCTTACAGAGGCTCACTTTATTTTTTTAGCTATTTTTCGATTGACTATGAGTTTTTTTCCTCCCTTGTATTCAAAGCTATCATTagtgatatttaaattttccaCAGATTTTTAGCTGTGCTCTAGTTAAATTTCCCTCATTCTGTAATAACTTTGCTAATGTTATTGCAGGCAGCCTTTCCAATGCAAGAACGAAGGCTGGATGCTTTGATGTTTTGTGTAAATGAGATTTTTCTCTATTtagatgaaaatttgaaattaacacCACAAACGATGTTTGATAAAGCCATACCTGCTGATGAGTTGGAAGATATGCACCAAAGAGTATGTGTTTGGACctcccttttattttaatattaaacttcCATTGAACTTGTTCTACATTGTTTTAGCATATGACAGGTGTTCAACTAATTAATTGATATTTGACTTTTAGATTAGCTTTATTCTCTAGTATGGTTTCTTTTTGTTGGAACAGAATAATTGACAAAGAATTTTTAGTTCTTGGATATATCATATAACACTGTGTTTTTTGCTTTTATCATTTGCAAATATCACACATGACATTTGTAGAATTTTGCTTGCACTTGATGCAAGCTATTCTGATATGGTCTTACACCTCTTTGTTTCACTAAGGTCAGCTATTCATGTTAGAAGTGCATTTGTGAATAAACTATTCGATTCAACTAGGCTACATGTTCTCCTCAGGACACTTCAAGTAACATTTTTTTTGGAAGTTCTGGATCTCTGGAATTTGATTTTagcatttattttggaagttctGGATCTCTGGAATTTGATTTGAGCATTATTATATTTTGCCACTTCTTTAGTTGGAGAGAGGATGTATTTTATTTCGTTAACAAGTGTTCATTTACTCCAATGTTAATATGTTCGTGTTACAATCCCTGTTACTGAGTTGTGCTCTGCTACTTATGAAGTATGTAGCCATCAATTACTATTATCCAGTGCTATAGATATTTAGCACAAATATGAAGAAGGTAATTCACGAAAAAGGAATCTTAGATATTATCATAGTTTACAAGGCTTCTATCTACTGCCTACAGTTTCAATTCTTGTTATTAATCTTTCCTCTAGAACATAATGTTATTGTTTAGCTTTTGCTCGTTGGGTTCTATTTCCATGATCTTTGACTACATTTCAGGGTACTTTCCTTTTCTGCAGGCAATTTCATCTTCATTATTGGCAATAGCAACCCTTATTGACATTTTACTGGTTGTAAAAATGCCAAACTCTGATAATGGAAATTGTTCGCCTGAACAAAAGCTTGTATCCAGAGCAAGGACTGCTGCAGTATCTTCTGTTGAAAATCTGCTTGCTATGCATAAGTGTTTTCTTCAACATATGAAATCCAAGCATCCCAGTGTTCGTACAGCTACATATTCTATCATAGCTAGCATTATAAAAAATATCCCACATGTCTTGAATGAAGAAAATGTGAAGGTGCTTTCAACTGCCATACTTGGTGTTTTACaagagaaggatgcatcttgccATTCGTCCATGTGGGATATGTTATTGCTCTTTTCAAAAAAAATCCCAAATGGTTGGTCATATTGTAACACCCAGAAAGTTGTTCTCAACAGATTTTGGCATTTCTTAAGAAACGGATGTCATGGATCACAACAAGTTTCATATCCAGTACTTGTGCTATTCTTGGATTCAATACCGACTGATGTAAACCTTGGCGAGCAatttgttgattattttttccaaaatCTTTGGGCTGGAAGATATTCTTCATGCCACTCACTTGCTGATAGCAAGGCTTTATTTGGTGCATTTAAAGAATGTTTTCTCTGGGTGTTACATCATGTATCAAGGTATATGCTTTACATAACTGATCGCTCAAATTACTACAATCTTGTTTCTCTTTGATCTTTCACTTTTGTCTACTGACATATTCATccatgatatattttttttattttttttctttgcagaTATTGTAAAACAACAGATGACCAAAGTGAACTTCCTATCAAGTTGATAAATGATATTTTTGTAGAACTATTATTGAATGACTATCTGCTGTCAGCTAGCGTGAAAAAGCGAGATGAAAGTTCACAAGCAAGGTCTGATATCTCAACTGATGGTGGCAGTTCGCTGTCTCATGAAAGGCCACAACAGAGAGTTAATAGTAGCCATCAAGCGTTTTTTACTGAAGAGTTATTGAGGTGTATTATTGGAATTCTATTAGAGATCTCCCAAGAGGATCAAAATTTGACATGTGTTTTCTGTACATCCTTTCAGAAGGACTGTCTTGAAATTATTCGAGAAGGGGATTCCTTGCAAAATTTTCCTGAGTGTATAGAAAGAATTGTCAGATTTTTTCTAGCAATTGATAAGTGTATTTTGCTGAAAGGTCATGATTGGCCTTTGCACTTTTTAGGCCGACCGCTATTTTTTACCACCTTCCCTGTGATTAAGTCTATGGTGAGTTCAGGACAAAGTATATAAATACTAtctattttttatttccttttcttggcTGACTTTTTGTTCATCGAAATGTATTTTCCGTTTTCTATGAAGATATTATTTGAAGTCCTGTTTACTGTTGTGTCCCATTACCTAGAGCAGGATAGTATTTTCTCTAAGGACAATATACAACTGTTGTACCAGAACAGTAAGGTTTGTATGACGCTCTAGTTTGCATTGCATGATGATCTTTTATTTTTAACTTGTTCTTCTGGCTATTGTCAAGACAATACACTGGTATTGATACTAAAACAAGTTACGTGCATTCCAATGAAAAATTTCATCAAGTTGAAGCTCTGCAGAGGATACAGTTAACTTTACCAGAAGGGCTTTGTTGGCCTTCAGGATTGGAATTTTGAATCAGTGGAAAATTACTGCTTGCTACATGATAAAATGTCCCCTGAAGTTTCTACCAAATCTGGAACATAGATTAAGTGCAGTGAATACTAGCCCACGGTTATTTGAATCTGTACGTATTTAAGAATTAAGATAACTAAGCTTGATGAAAGTTTTCATCTTTTGAGTTCTGCACTTGTGTTGTTATAACTTAAATTTTatgatattttcttttatttttgaatGATCACAGCCTATCAAGTCTTTGGCAAAACCTCCGTAGGTATTTCCTTTTGCATACGTTGATGATGTTTATTGGCATCTGTTGTTTTGCAGGATTCTCTGGATGCAGTCAAGCTTCTGTCCATCTTGGTTGAAATATTTGGACCCGATCAAATATTCTCAGAGTTTGATAGCCCAAATGCAATGGATATTGAAACCAAGACGAAGCATTTTTTTCATACATTCAATAATGACTTTATTCCATGGTGTTTAGAAGGAGTTGGTAGTTTCGGAAATCTAAAACTAGATTTTCTGCTCGATTTGTTTCAAGATGACTATTTTTTTCAGCAATGGTGTGCAGTTATCACCTATTGTGTAGATGATACAAAATTCACTGAAACCTCAGACAACATTAGTAATATTCAGGTGCTTGCTATTCTCATTGGGAAGGTCAGGGAAAGAATTAGGAGCAAGAAGCTGGGAAGGCTGCGAAAGTTTGGCTTGTCACCAGAACATTGGCACCACGACTTGCTAAATTCATCTGCAATAAGTTTTGCTCACCAGACTTCCATGATAAACTGTCATGCTCAATTTCTATGGTAATTTTGCGTTTTTATATCCTCAAAAAGATCAAtggaaaaaacacaaaaaaagTTTATATTATTATGGTAGTGTTACAATACATCCATGTGGGTGAGCAAATGGCTAAGCTGTATTTAAGGTTAATGTTTGTTTGATGCCCAATAGAGTAATACAaacaaatttaatctattttaaaTGAGAGAGTAAAGGGTGGGCAAGAGTATGCCATAGCTTGACAGACATAATCATACTAATAACACATttctaaaacttcttttcctttttattctttCATTCTACTTATATCTAATCATAATTTTTTTGCTACTCGTGTTGCAAGTAGCATAAATctaatcataattttttttcccaaaatgAAGCACAGTTGTTGATATGATCATCCAAATTTTCCTTTAATCATGTGCTGGAATCCTCTTTTTTTTACATCGGTAACAACTGCATCTTGTTGACATGTAATTTCTAAGACACATTCTCTATGTTTTTTAAAgtctttccttcttctttgtgTATGATGACCATGCTAATGCTgatcctatttttattttttctgtataatttttgctactttgaagtaaatttttttaagttggaTGACAGCTCAATGCTTAATGAATCTGAACCTGATTTGGGTACTTTTATTGCTAATGGGAATCAAGAGAAATGCACTTTATTTGAGTAGTCATCTCTAAGCAAACTGAACCTTGTTTATCATTTAACTGTACTTTCAAGCTTCTAAAAAACATAAGAGGCAAAATCTCAGTTCCTTAGCTAGTAGGGCTACATCCAAGAGTAACAGCTTTTAGAAGTTATCAATAAGTAACAATCTGTGGGCATATAGGTGGTCCAAATTACTGAATATAATATAATGTTAACCaacaaaaatgttttttttttaattatgttttttttaaaatttatttattttacatttCATTTGGATAATTTTTCATGTAGTGCCGTACTTGGAGGGTCAGCCGAAGATGATCAGCTTTGCTTTTTGTCTAAAGAAACTTTAATTATTGTCTGGgagggaattttgagaaaaatgacATCACTTCTTACTTCGTCATCATTTCATTGGGTTCATTTTGCATGCTCTTTGATTCTAGGTTCTGACCACAATGATTTTCTTAAGCTGCAAGAAGCATCTTTCTCAATGAAGGTTGCAATGGCTCAATTTTCTTTTGAAGTTCTCAAGGGTAGCATATTTTGCTTGAAGATAATTGATGATAGTTGCACCTTAGTTTCTTCACTCTTAGCAACCCTATTTGTTCTTGATTGGGAAAATTGCATGATGGCTCTGACTTGTACTAATGATAAATTTGATTGTTCAAAATATGCTGGTGATATTGATAATTCTCTGTTGGAAACTGAAGTTCTTGGCAATGAGGAGCAGGTTGATGCCAAGTTGGCTTTGGGAAGAAAATTTTGTGCCTATCGCCGTAAGATAACTCCTAATTTCTTGAAAAACACAAGTCGCGAGACACAATCAAGATTTCAAAACATTTTAGTGAAAATAGTAAGGTTTGCATTACTAGACTCAGATGATTTAGTTTCTCCAAAAGAATCTATTTCATTCTGTGAATGGGTGTTAGATATGGCAGAAATAATATGCGACACTAGAAAAGAGATGCAGATTTTGTTGGACCAATTATTCCAAGAGGGAAAATCTTGGCCTTTCTGGGTTAAATCACTCATTGACAGTGGGAACAGAGTTGCAACTTTCCAGCGTGAGACAGCTTCATTGAGTGTTAATGTAAGGATTCTGTATGCCACTTATTTTGTATTATTTGCATTGCTCTGCAAAACTACACCTTCCTTTGTGATACATAGCTTTGAATATTGGAACAAACACATTTGACGACGATGATATATACTACTGAATAAGCAGAATTCTTTATAGTTCTTACTGTTAGGGGAGTGTATAATATAGCTTGGAATAATTTTGCTAGAATTTGATGCTGTGATGTTTGAATATATGCCTGTTAATGTTGTACACTAAGATCATGCTTTCGATATGCATAATATGTAATTTTGCAGTGTTTTTATAAGCTTGTGTGGAACTTAGGATAGCATTACCCTTCTATTTGTTTTTCTCAACTTGTATTTGACTTTTTCACAAGAGTTGATCCCTTTGCTTgccatttatttcttttattgttagGCATAATTGTTTGCAAGCAACAATAATTCTTGCATTAAGACACTAAGTGGCCATTATTGAATGGACGTATTTCTTTTATTAATGGACATAGTTGTTTGCAAGCAACCATAATTCTTGCCTTGCATTATGACTCTAAGTGGGCTTTCATGGTTGGTGATGcaaagagatgttgcaaaatttGATGGCACTTGCTTTATTCTGAGAGAAAATACATGCTAAATGATTGACTACTGAATCTGGCTAGTCATTTGTCTGGAAACATACAATTTGATAGGAATTCAAAAAATGTGGTAAGTTTGTCATAATGTTAAGATGTAAgcaagaaacttggttatgatgAGCTGTACATTGTTTAACCATTCTGCTATTTAGCATACCTTAGTTATAAACTAGTTGGTCCTTGGCTTATAAAGTATACTGTTCTAAATGTAAGACAAATTCCCTGGCTCCCTTGGGAACTAGAACCTCTCTAAGAAGTAGTTTCTCACAGAAAAGATTAAAGTTATTGTCTGTTACCAATTTAAATAATTGGTCTGACTGATAACCTTCTGATCAGGTTATACAGTGTCAAGAGGTTGAGCGAATTTCCTCCTGATCAGGTTATTCATTGTCAAGGTCATCCAGTGGGGTATTATCCCATACCAATTTGGATAACTGGTCAGACTGATATGCTTCTGACCAGGTTATCCAATGTCAtgcattttcatttttattttaactttaatacCTTTAAGTAGGATTTTTGAATCCTTTCCCTTCTCTTTCTTAGTTATCTATCATAGAGAAAGACCAGGAAAGCTTGGTACAATGCACATAATGACattctttcttttttgtttttaggAGATAAGTGGATATGGATAAGGTGAAATAATCATTTAAGATGGATAAAATTTTCCATAAATACAAGCTTTTATGTGGATTTGCAGATGTATAAATATGAAAGGTGGGATACTAATGCAAAGATAGATAATGAAAAGCACTAAAAGATTTCATTTATCTTTCCTAATTTTTTTACTttgtataataaaaaatattcttgagagaagagaggaattctAAGAGATGTCTTTCTTAActtattttgtaaaataaataaagTGATGAATTTTCTCTGTTGAGAATCTTGATGGACAAGGAAAGAATATAAAACAAGAAcctactttttcaaaaaattctttcttGTATAACCATGTGGCAATTGTTTTTCACCTGAAAAATGCCTTTCTATGCCAAATAATGGTAATGGTAAATTCTTGTCCTATTATAAAAGATAgttgtgtagatcttgttttaatatttttttttctttgttgaaTCGTTTATTGTACCATGGGTTGCACATGTAAATTGTTATAATAAATAGGGCACACTGATTATCATAGAGTAAGGTTATCCTGTTTTGTTGATGTAATTACTTCAGTGTTTTTGGTTTCTGATTAATAGGGAAGCTCTTTGCTTTTATGTCAACTTTTTGGTGTTACTAAATGCTTTTATCATAATTTACTTTGTTGAAACAATTGTTTTGAATTATGTAATAAACAATTGTTTGAAATTATGCAATAATTGATGTACTTAAATGTATTCCTCTTGACTAACCAATACTGAATTTTACTGCTAGTTATATCATGTTTCTCCGCCATTCTACGTATGCTTATGTAGGGTTATACTCTAGTGTGTTTTTTAAGGCTCAACCTTTTGCTTCTATTTCATTTTCTGCATCCTCTTGACAAACTAGTTATAGTGTCTGTAGTTGACATTGGCATGATGTCTCGATGGGAATAATGCAGGAACACCATAATCACAGTTTTGTTGCTTTTGCTGACAAGCTTGTTTCAAGACTTGGAGTCGATGTGGTAATTGCAGGTCTTACAGAGATTTCTATTGGCTCATCACGCATTGAGGTTGTTTCAGGATTTTCATCTCCTTACAAACGTGAGTGGCTTGCTGCTGAAATAATTTCTTCATGGGAGTGGCAAGTGAGTAATGCAACAGAGGCTTTCTTACCTTTGCTTAGCAAATATGCAAGAACTGAAACCTCTACTCTTGAAGCTAATATTTTGTTCTCTATTATTAACACATTAATTGATGGAGCTATTACACATGAAACTCATGATCACTGGGCATCTTTTGATTCATGGAGGGTTCTGCATGATGAATTTGATAAAATCAATGATCCATTTCTCCGTGGCCTAGTTTCCTTGCTCTCTACTTTGTTTGTCAAGGAAAAAGTCTGGGGAAAGTGTGAGGCCATTCAATTATTTAAACAGCTTATGGATAAACTTTATGTTGGCACTTCTGTAGTGCAGTATTGCCTTAGAATTCTTCCTTTCATTTTAAGTATTATTATACCATCAGCACTAGAAAACTCAGAATCTGATGGCACAACTGAAGAAATTTTGAAAGATTCTCTACACGAAAACCCAACAAGGAAATATGTCATGAGTTGGCTTGAAAACTCCCTTTCCTTTCCTTCAATAATCTCAGCCAAAACAGAACAAGGTAATTGCATTTTCTTGTAGTAGTTTACCTTTATATATAAGATGATTGTGCTATATTTACATCATGTTTTCCATGTGACAGACGTTGAAGAATGGATCCAGGCCGTTATATCATGTTATCCATTGAGGACAACAATGGAAACTGGGAAATTTGAAGTAAGTTTATTGAGGAATGTGAGCAATGAGGAGGCAACTTTGCTTCTGAGTTTATTCAGAAAGCAAGTATGCTTTAATGATGCTTCTGCAGCCACTAATCAGAAGCAGATTATTTTAGGGAAACTAATAGCTGTTTCCGTTGGGTATTGCTGGCAAAAATTTGATAAAGATGACTGGAGTTTTGTGTTAGATAATTCACATAGGTGGTTGGAGTCATCTGTTTTGTTGCTGGAAGAGATAACTGATAGCATTGATGATGCAATAGTTAACCACACAATTATAAATGGCTTAGAATGTACTCAAAAGAAGCTCGAAATCTCTCTTCAGAATTATGATCCATGGATATTTCATTTATCAACTGCCGCATTAGTTACATTATGTCTTCTCTCACAACCGGAAGAACATGAAAAAACAGATAGTACAGAGGCTTTGCATCACATAAAACTTGGAAAGTGGGCTGCAATGAAAGATCAAACCATGGCAAGTATCTTACGCTTGTTTTTTGCAACTGGAGCTAGTGAGGCTATTGCAAACTCATGTAATGGAAATTTATCGAATG from Zingiber officinale cultivar Zhangliang chromosome 4A, Zo_v1.1, whole genome shotgun sequence includes the following:
- the LOC121969355 gene encoding E3 ubiquitin-protein ligase listerin-like isoform X1, whose product is MGKPKGDGARSKSRPSSSSSAASLLPSGVSTVGFGGYLGSSRVDSSSLAEDSVAFLDVDSEMTQHLKRLGRKDPTTKLKALTTLAVLFKEKPTEELVQIIPQWAFEYRKLLHDFNREARRATHDTMTALVMAIRKGLAPHLKSLMGPWWFSQFDPVPEVSLAARLSLEAAFPMQERRLDALMFCVNEIFLYLDENLKLTPQTMFDKAIPADELEDMHQRAISSSLLAIATLIDILLVVKMPNSDNGNCSPEQKLVSRARTAAVSSVENLLAMHKCFLQHMKSKHPSVRTATYSIIASIIKNIPHVLNEENVKVLSTAILGVLQEKDASCHSSMWDMLLLFSKKIPNGWSYCNTQKVVLNRFWHFLRNGCHGSQQVSYPVLVLFLDSIPTDVNLGEQFVDYFFQNLWAGRYSSCHSLADSKALFGAFKECFLWVLHHVSRYCKTTDDQSELPIKLINDIFVELLLNDYLLSASVKKRDESSQARSDISTDGGSSLSHERPQQRVNSSHQAFFTEELLRCIIGILLEISQEDQNLTCVFCTSFQKDCLEIIREGDSLQNFPECIERIVRFFLAIDKCILLKGHDWPLHFLGRPLFFTTFPVIKSMDSLDAVKLLSILVEIFGPDQIFSEFDSPNAMDIETKTKHFFHTFNNDFIPWCLEGVGSFGNLKLDFLLDLFQDDYFFQQWCAVITYCVDDTKFTETSDNISNIQVLAILIGKVRERIRSKKLGRLRKFGLSPEHWHHDLLNSSAISFAHQTSMINCHAQFLCAVLGGSAEDDQLCFLSKETLIIVWEGILRKMTSLLTSSSFHWVHFACSLILGSDHNDFLKLQEASFSMKVAMAQFSFEVLKGSIFCLKIIDDSCTLVSSLLATLFVLDWENCMMALTCTNDKFDCSKYAGDIDNSLLETEVLGNEEQVDAKLALGRKFCAYRRKITPNFLKNTSRETQSRFQNILVKIVRFALLDSDDLVSPKESISFCEWVLDMAEIICDTRKEMQILLDQLFQEGKSWPFWVKSLIDSGNRVATFQRETASLSVNEHHNHSFVAFADKLVSRLGVDVVIAGLTEISIGSSRIEVVSGFSSPYKREWLAAEIISSWEWQVSNATEAFLPLLSKYARTETSTLEANILFSIINTLIDGAITHETHDHWASFDSWRVLHDEFDKINDPFLRGLVSLLSTLFVKEKVWGKCEAIQLFKQLMDKLYVGTSVVQYCLRILPFILSIIIPSALENSESDGTTEEILKDSLHENPTRKYVMSWLENSLSFPSIISAKTEQDVEEWIQAVISCYPLRTTMETGKFEVSLLRNVSNEEATLLLSLFRKQVCFNDASAATNQKQIILGKLIAVSVGYCWQKFDKDDWSFVLDNSHRWLESSVLLLEEITDSIDDAIVNHTIINGLECTQKKLEISLQNYDPWIFHLSTAALVTLCLLSQPEEHEKTDSTEALHHIKLGKWAAMKDQTMASILRLFFATGASEAIANSCNGNLSNVVASSRLMQSHFWGMIASFVWNSPKLVRSAAVESMKLWGLSKDSISSLYAILFSSRPISSLQFAAYCLLSSEPLCHLSVASEGSLEGEGSSFMESELSLDVESSSEETFCLRDEISFLIQRQSADLPEMDLISQERVNVFIAWALLLSCLNSFSPSSKAREKMVQYIQDSVSSTILDCIFQHIPLKSGANNVKKKEIELAVEASNAANAARHSITTCSLELYVQSLWPVRIDTMASLAGSIYGMMIHLLPSYVRNWFSSLRDRSLSSAVESFTKAWCSPPLLLDELSQVKETVFADDNFSVSVNRSASEIIATYKKEETGMDLVIHLPSSYPLRPVDVECARSLGISEVKQRKWLLSLTAFVRNQNGAIAEAIRIWKSNFDKEFLGVEECPICYSINHTTNHSLPRLACKTCKHKFHSACLYKWFSTSHKSTCPLCQSPF